The Larimichthys crocea isolate SSNF chromosome XII, L_crocea_2.0, whole genome shotgun sequence region CTTTGTAGTATGTAGTATGAAGTATgaagtaacataaaacagaaatacaagcGCCTCTAAATTATACGTACCTGTCCTTTCCAGGGTTTACGGGCTGATGAGCAGCAGATCTGTCCATCCTGGAGGCGTCCTCTGAAATCTGAGTGTGGATCTCTGCGCCGTCACTCAGTCTTCGAAGAcgtgaagacagaaaaaagttAACACGGTCAACAGATCCTCAAACAAAGTGTGAAACTTTTCATTTCACCTCAGACTCTGCATCCGTTCGCTCAGGTCTCGATAGCTGATCGTGTCGTCGGCGGTCTTCAGCAGCTGAGTCAGCATGAGGAGCTGAGCCTGCTGACAAGGGGCGTCCAGGTTCGTCAGACCTGCAACCATTGACACAGCCgtaacattatgaccacctgTCTAATATTGTGCAGGTACCGCCAAAACAGGCCTGACCCTTTGAGGTATGGACTCcactagacctctgaaggtgtcAGCAGATCCTTTATAAGTTCTGGAGGTTGTCAACACCTTGAACATGTTCATCAGTAACAAGCCCAGATGGACTTTCTGTCctgacacctttctatcagaaccagcatggACCTTTCCAGCAATCTGAGCTACAGTAGCTTGCTTGTTAGATCTGTAACCACCTGCTCCAGCCTTTTGCTACCCACGTGCATCGATGACCCTGACCTCTACTTGGACCACCTTTGAGAGGTACTGACCCCTGCAGACTGGGAACaccccacaagagctgcagcACTGGAGATGATCTGACCCAGTCACCCTTATCAAAGTAGCTCAAATCTTTGCACTTGCCCATTTTCCTGCTTCAAACACGTCTGCCCAACTGAAAGGCGCCGTGATACAGAGAATTCAGTGTTATTCACGGCACCTGTTGGTGGTCTGATTGGTGTATTTTGCCTTTGAACCAACATTTAGACCTCAAAGGGACAAAAACCTCATCTAAAACTTCTTTGAGTTGgatttattcacattttcacGAGGATCCCGGCGATGTTTGGTCAAATGGAAAAGATCTTTACAGCGTAGGGTACATGCCACATGCTGTCTTGCGTTTTGAAAAGAGCTGATTCCCAATGAATCACAGCCTCCACCTCAGACTTATTGTCCTGCAGGACCGAGCTGAAATCTGCTCCCTGGAGCTCCTCAAACACCCTTCAGTACAAAAAGTATAGTTTACTCAGAGAGCCTGAAGTTTGACGGACAAAAGGAACATTGTCCTGGTTTTGTTTCCCAGAGCCAGCGGCTCTTATCTGCGAGAGGGATAAGAGGAAATGAGGCACTGCTCGCATTATCAAAAGTCTGACTCAGAGTGCCCTCCATAAATACTTCAGTCCAGCCGCACTGTGGTTAATGCTGACCCACGTATCTCTTTGTAATCTTTCCTTCAAGATTATCTGACAGTCGATGAGCTGGAACAGACACTGGAGGCTGCTGTGAGAGTTTTCTGCAAAGATGATACAAATGTTCAGACTTTTTTTACCCAGCTCGAAATCCTTCAGGTTGACTGATCCTGTCTTGTCCGTGTCACTGTGGCCGAACGCCTCGTCGACCTGCCGCCGATGGTCCGAAAACCACCGAATCATCTCACCCAGGAAGCTCTCGAACTCCGGCCTGTTGGACCTGAAGTCCTGGGAGGAAACCTGAAAGCATGTTTTAGATAACTCATGTGAGGTAATGGCACCATCAGCACAGGTGTATTTATGTACAGATAAGTGTAACACACTGTACAAACATGAAGCATTCAGCTTCTCTGTTACATTTTTAGCCACTGGTTTGTCGTCTTTGTTCCGTTTTCtggacttttgctttttcttcttcatgttggaTCACACGAAGTTAAAACCAGGACGAGGAAGGAAGCCGCTCTGTGTTTACAGTAGATACGTCAGTCAACCTGTGATCCCTGTGGAAGAACAGATAACACACTGTTGTTACTGGATCCAGGTAGAAGCACTGGAAGTTGTATTTTTCCATTAAGCTACAGTTaactactcccaccatgtaagaaggtCACAGGTCCAGTTACTCCTCAATCTTTGGTCCTCCAAGCAACTGTAGAAATGACCTTTTGGGTTAGAATCAAGTAAACCTGCACAGTCACCACTAAAACATTGagatttacagcctggtacgaTGCTGTTAAGTGATTAATCCTGTTCAACCGCAACAGAAACACATCACAGCAACAGCGGGACTAAATAAAGGAATAACAGCCGTGGTTTCGTGATGGCTCATCCTTCCTGCTCATCCTAAACAATGAAGGCAGGAAACAAAGCTCCCGGTAACCATGATAAGGATGAGTGTGCCGCTCTCCCTGGTTTCCTCAGTCCCATTCCCCCAGTTCATGTCCCAGTTCATGTCCCAGTACCAGTGCTGGGAGCCGGGCGGGGGTTTCTTAATCCGGCACCGCCCTCAAACGTAGACAGGAAATCCCGTCTGGAGACGAAGGTGTGTGGAGAGCGACGTACTCATATCCTTCAGTGAAAGTCGAGACAGCACCACGGAAAAGTACTGTGACGTTTTATTCAGACAAACAAGGCACGAGATGATCATGCAGTAAAACACTAAACCTTTATTTCTCTGGGCGGATCTCAtctcactgacagtataatgaATGGACGGTGTGTGCGTGACGCTGAAAGCTGAaattcctctaacgtccacttgaggctggctccagaagaagtgagtcagtctccataagtccccatgttcaaatgtccaacttcacagcagaaataaacatgtttacagcctggtacaaaaaacagttttggtctctgtagctagTCGTCTCGGCTGAATGAACTCAGTCGACTGTGaatataaatactttttttttcatgtttcatgtctttcATCTTATCGCTCTCATAAAATTCCTCTCATGCATATTTATGTCTCGACATCAGGCGGATCACTTCAAAGAGGAGTTCAGGTTCTCCTCCTCTACATGCAGAACCACAGGTGTGCTGCTGGTATGTGGAGATCAGAGTGGGAGGTCGGACAACTTTTATACTGCGAGCGCCAAAGTGTTCACTCATGCAG contains the following coding sequences:
- the LOC104934500 gene encoding uncharacterized protein LOC104934500, producing the protein MKKKKQKSRKRNKDDKPVAKNVSSQDFRSNRPEFESFLGEMIRWFSDHRRQVDEAFGHSDTDKTGSVNLKDFELGLTNLDAPCQQAQLLMLTQLLKTADDTISYRDLSERMQSLRLSDGAEIHTQISEDASRMDRSAAHQPVNPGKDRFVRLTVRLIPFDHAAAAHPANFEVVLSSSSRVFTLIRIIQDRVGIQTSRLEVFRSRAPTEEACLPPESSLEECGLKGGPEETPSEDTVYYDYSLPLTDCPILNCDHYFRSTPDSAATRRSHCP